Proteins found in one Triticum aestivum cultivar Chinese Spring chromosome 4D, IWGSC CS RefSeq v2.1, whole genome shotgun sequence genomic segment:
- the LOC123098512 gene encoding uncharacterized protein yields the protein MRAAAAQIDPSPSPSPAALAKSRLKRLFERQVLRVSPAERLPPVSAGGEKDKEKDDLEPSSVCLDGMVRSFLEDGGGAVGERAPAARCCNCFNGGDASDDEDGPAAAEASAISDAAETIKGLVHCASLRERNLLADVSTLVERHSAAGARKRDLLRLLAASLRAMGHDAALCLSRWDKSSSHPAGEHAYVDVLLPAGSERGDRERVLVDVDFRSQFEVARPTKAYRAVLQRLPSAFVGKEDRLRLLVAAAADSSRASLKKRGLHLAPWRKPEYMRAKWLSPYEREAPPPAPDASASELAAIGEGGEDGAKV from the exons atgAGGGCCGCCGCGGCGCAGATCgatccgtccccgtccccgtcccccgCCGCGCTGGCCAAGTCGCGGCTCAAGCGCCTCTTCGAGCGCCAGGTGCTGCGGGTCTCGCCGGCGGAGCGGCTCCCGCCCGTCTCCGCCGGCGGggagaaggacaaggagaaggatgACTTGGAGCCCAGCTCGGTGTGCCTGGACGGCATGGTCCGCAGCTTcctggaggacggcggcggcgccgtcggCGAGCGGGCCCCGGCCGCGCGCTGCTGCAACTGCTTCAACGGCGGCGACGCCTCGGACGACGAGGACGGGCCCGCCGCGGCCGAGGCGTCCGCCATCTCCGACGCCGCGGAGACCATCAAG GGCCTCGTCCACTGCGCCAGTCTCCGGGAGCGCAACCTCCTCGCCGACGTGTCCACGCTCGTGGAGCGCCACAGCGCGGCGGGGGCGCGCAAGCGCGACCTGCTCCGCCTCCTCGCGGCGTCCCTCCGCGCCATGGGCCACGACGCCGCGCTCTGCCTCTCCCGCTGGGACAAGTCGTCCTCCCACCCCGCCGGCGAGCACGCCTACGTCgacgtcctcctccccgccggctcGGAGCGCGGCGACCGCGAGCGCGTGCTGGTGGACGTCGACTTCAGGTCCCAGTTCGAGGTCGCACGGCCCACCAAGGCCTACCGCGCCGTGCTGCAGCGGCTCCCGTCGGCGTTCGTCGGCAAGGAGGACCGGCTGCGCCTGCTGGTGGCCGCCGCCGCAGACTCCTCGCGCGCCAGCCTCAAGAAGCGCGGCCTCCACCTTGCTCCGTGGCGGAAGCCCGAGTACATGCGCGCCAAGTGGCTGTCCCCCTACGAGCGCGaggctcctcctccggcgccggatGCCTCTGCCAGTGAGCTCGCCGCCATCGGCGAGGGAGGCGAAGATGGAGCCAAAGTTTGA